One region of Jonesiaceae bacterium BS-20 genomic DNA includes:
- a CDS encoding aminotransferase class V-fold PLP-dependent enzyme, protein MSKFDTPCLPVVGSDTLVPLVDGTFVPYTNLDCAASAPALVAVADRVNQVLPLYASVHRGAGYLSQVSTALYEASRRTIADFVGARDTDATIITRNTTDSLNLLAGCIPAGRDGQPGRVLVLDVEHHANLLPWQRSVGGATVLHGGSSVAETLDILRAELARRDYALVALTGASNVTGEALPLDDVVAITHAAGARLALDGAQLIPHRRFSLAETGVDYVAFSGHKTYAPYGSGALVGAQDWLDAGEPYLAGGGAVRQVAIDDVTWTNAPARHEAGSPNVIGAVALAAACDALASVPAQELAAHEDFLRSRLVTGLEEIDEVRVVNAWADAVNPVGVVTFVVDGSDPGLVAAYLSAEHGIGVRDGRFCAHPLLNRLGFDGGAIRASVGVGTTASEVDRLITALKLWVAEGVHTNYEVVDGCWSVKNDPRPTPLGLGLDALIATASADLGAGILACGPAPRVAVGV, encoded by the coding sequence ATGAGTAAGTTTGACACCCCATGCCTGCCGGTCGTTGGATCGGACACCCTTGTTCCTTTGGTGGATGGCACGTTTGTGCCGTATACCAACCTAGATTGCGCGGCTAGTGCGCCGGCGCTTGTCGCTGTAGCCGATCGAGTGAACCAAGTACTGCCGCTGTACGCCTCCGTGCACCGCGGCGCCGGGTACCTTTCCCAGGTCTCGACCGCCCTGTATGAGGCCTCACGCCGGACGATTGCGGATTTTGTTGGCGCCCGAGACACAGACGCAACGATCATTACGCGGAACACCACGGATTCGTTGAATCTCCTAGCAGGTTGCATACCTGCGGGGCGTGACGGACAACCGGGTCGGGTACTTGTTCTTGATGTTGAGCATCACGCCAATCTCTTGCCGTGGCAGCGCTCAGTCGGGGGAGCGACCGTCCTGCACGGTGGCTCTTCCGTTGCCGAAACCTTGGATATCTTGCGTGCGGAACTAGCGCGACGGGACTATGCACTGGTAGCACTCACGGGTGCATCCAACGTCACCGGTGAGGCCCTGCCGCTTGACGACGTCGTAGCTATTACGCACGCCGCTGGCGCCCGACTGGCCCTTGACGGCGCACAGCTCATACCGCACCGCCGGTTCTCCCTTGCGGAGACGGGGGTGGACTACGTGGCATTCTCAGGGCACAAAACCTATGCCCCTTACGGCAGCGGCGCACTTGTGGGTGCTCAAGATTGGCTGGATGCCGGCGAACCTTACCTCGCCGGTGGGGGAGCCGTACGCCAAGTTGCGATTGATGACGTGACCTGGACCAATGCACCAGCGCGCCATGAAGCCGGCTCGCCAAACGTGATTGGGGCGGTCGCGCTTGCGGCAGCATGTGACGCTCTGGCATCAGTTCCGGCACAAGAGCTCGCTGCTCACGAAGACTTCCTACGGAGCCGTTTGGTTACCGGACTCGAAGAGATCGATGAGGTCCGCGTGGTCAACGCCTGGGCAGACGCGGTGAACCCCGTGGGCGTGGTGACCTTTGTGGTCGACGGCTCAGACCCGGGTTTGGTGGCCGCGTACCTGTCCGCCGAGCACGGTATTGGCGTACGCGATGGCCGCTTCTGCGCCCACCCACTCTTGAACCGGTTGGGTTTTGATGGCGGGGCCATCCGCGCCTCGGTTGGCGTAGGAACCACTGCCTCCGAGGTAGACCGCCTGATCACAGCGCTCAAACTCTGGGTTGCCGAGGGTGTCCACACCAACTATGAGGTAGTCGACGGATGCTGGAGCGTCAAGAATGACCCGCGCCCAACCCCGCTGGGACTGGGCCTGGATGCGCTAATTGCTACGGCATCGGCAGATTTGGGTGCCGGAATCCTCGCCTGCGGCCCAGCACCACGCGTCGCTGTGGGCGTCTAG
- a CDS encoding NUDIX domain-containing protein, with protein sequence MTSLSIKSEQISNEFAQDLHRTLTTWQPINPQQGALKQEYAEFVQSHGGAAIDRHAGPEHVTASSFVFTPDLGQVLLCFHRKGQFWVQLGGHIDPEDTTAAVAATREATEESGLTGLELLSEEPIDLNRHGLANAFGACKVHWDLGYGFLANREDNIVVSPESEDVAWWPVDQLPKQTPHDFPERLALAVAELKHRLTK encoded by the coding sequence GTGACCTCCCTATCTATCAAATCTGAACAAATCAGCAATGAGTTTGCCCAAGACCTGCACCGCACCTTGACTACGTGGCAGCCAATCAACCCGCAGCAGGGCGCCCTCAAACAGGAATATGCGGAGTTTGTGCAGAGCCATGGTGGTGCCGCTATTGACCGTCATGCCGGACCGGAGCACGTGACGGCTTCATCGTTTGTATTCACCCCGGACCTGGGCCAGGTGCTCCTGTGTTTTCACCGAAAAGGTCAATTTTGGGTGCAACTGGGTGGCCACATCGACCCAGAGGACACTACGGCAGCGGTTGCTGCGACCCGGGAGGCCACTGAGGAAAGTGGGCTCACCGGCCTCGAACTGCTCAGTGAGGAGCCAATTGACCTGAACAGGCACGGCCTGGCCAATGCGTTTGGTGCCTGCAAGGTGCACTGGGACCTAGGTTACGGATTCTTGGCAAACCGGGAAGACAACATTGTGGTTAGCCCAGAAAGCGAAGACGTAGCGTGGTGGCCGGTGGACCAACTTCCCAAGCAGACCCCGCACGACTTTCCCGAGCGATTGGCCCTTGCCGTGGCAGAACTCAAACACCGGCTCACAAAGTAG
- a CDS encoding TetR/AcrR family transcriptional regulator — MSGQATPKNPSTTRGSYAKGIAKREEILTTALVVIAKNGYRKASIRELATAVGLSQTGLLHYFDSKEELYAEILHKRDKLNVPGPTLDEIETPKQFIEALANLLRHNAEVPGLVQLYTQFSAEATSPEHSARSFFQARYSSYRAVVSNFVRSQQSAGALPEHLDADKIATLLAAASDGLQTQWMLDNSIDMAEHIEYLWDGLTAN, encoded by the coding sequence ATGTCAGGCCAGGCAACCCCTAAAAATCCATCTACCACCCGCGGGTCCTACGCCAAGGGAATCGCAAAGCGCGAGGAGATCTTAACCACCGCTCTAGTGGTAATCGCAAAAAATGGCTACCGGAAGGCATCAATCCGGGAACTAGCTACCGCTGTGGGCCTCAGCCAGACGGGACTGCTGCACTACTTTGATTCGAAGGAGGAGCTCTACGCAGAGATCCTTCACAAGCGCGATAAATTGAACGTTCCCGGGCCCACTCTCGATGAGATTGAAACCCCCAAACAGTTCATTGAAGCCCTTGCTAACCTTTTGCGCCACAATGCTGAAGTCCCCGGCTTAGTCCAGCTTTACACCCAGTTTTCTGCGGAAGCGACCTCCCCTGAGCATTCAGCGCGGTCCTTTTTCCAGGCTCGTTACAGCAGCTACAGGGCCGTTGTATCCAATTTTGTGCGTTCACAACAGTCAGCGGGTGCATTACCCGAGCACTTGGATGCAGACAAAATTGCAACTCTGTTGGCTGCAGCTTCAGATGGTCTGCAAACCCAGTGGATGCTGGATAATTCGATCGACATGGCCGAGCATATTGAGTACCTGTGGGATGGCCTGACCGCGAACTAA
- a CDS encoding methyltransferase domain-containing protein — protein MQCSHFDAGRCGSCTLIKTPYDRQVADKHAHVADLLAGHDLSWLPAVTSAQTGFRNKAKMVVSGTLEEPILGLLDPGLGGVDLRDCPLYSTEMQNLLTQVRDFIIRVKIMPYDLQTRAGELKYVLVTESPDGQYMVRLVSRSQEPVTRIKKYLLQFLEQNPQVRVMTVNVQPHHKAILEGELEIILTAQETLPMAMPLRAAEPGVTLHLRPQSFFQTNTAVATQMYRQAQDWVAQKSPATVWDLFCGVGGFALSVAPHAANVTGIEISPSAIESAQFSASELGYGHVSFGAGDATAFSVGAGDSGPGETSQGQSRNGDLDAVAHPDLIIVNPPRRGIGPELATWLERSGIDTVIYSSCNAKSLAQDLAAMPSLRPVSGRLLDMFPNTAHYEVMVLLERAQ, from the coding sequence ATGCAGTGTTCCCATTTTGATGCCGGCAGGTGCGGCTCATGCACCCTGATCAAGACCCCGTATGACCGCCAAGTTGCGGACAAGCACGCCCACGTTGCGGATTTGTTGGCGGGGCATGACCTGAGCTGGTTGCCTGCCGTGACGAGCGCGCAAACGGGCTTCCGTAACAAGGCAAAAATGGTGGTCTCGGGAACCCTAGAAGAGCCAATTCTAGGGCTTCTCGATCCCGGTTTGGGTGGCGTTGACCTGCGTGACTGCCCGCTTTACTCAACCGAGATGCAGAACCTGCTCACGCAGGTACGGGACTTTATTATCCGGGTCAAGATCATGCCGTATGACCTGCAAACTCGCGCGGGTGAACTGAAATATGTGCTTGTGACGGAATCCCCGGACGGGCAGTATATGGTCCGCTTGGTATCCCGGTCGCAAGAGCCGGTGACCCGGATCAAGAAGTACCTGCTGCAGTTCTTGGAGCAGAACCCTCAGGTGAGGGTGATGACAGTCAACGTGCAGCCGCACCACAAGGCAATCCTTGAGGGAGAGCTGGAGATTATCCTGACCGCTCAAGAGACGCTACCCATGGCCATGCCACTGCGGGCCGCCGAGCCGGGAGTGACGCTACACCTGCGCCCGCAGAGTTTCTTCCAGACCAATACCGCTGTTGCCACCCAGATGTACCGGCAGGCCCAGGACTGGGTCGCACAGAAATCGCCCGCAACCGTGTGGGACCTGTTTTGTGGGGTCGGTGGCTTTGCGCTCAGTGTGGCCCCGCACGCGGCAAATGTTACGGGGATTGAAATCAGTCCCAGCGCAATCGAAAGCGCCCAGTTCAGTGCATCCGAGTTAGGGTATGGCCACGTCAGCTTTGGGGCCGGTGACGCCACCGCATTTTCGGTTGGTGCGGGAGACAGTGGTCCGGGTGAGACGTCTCAAGGCCAGAGCCGGAACGGCGATCTTGATGCTGTCGCTCATCCGGACCTCATCATTGTGAACCCGCCGCGGCGCGGGATCGGCCCAGAACTGGCAACATGGCTGGAGCGGTCGGGGATTGACACGGTGATCTACTCCAGCTGCAACGCCAAGTCCTTGGCGCAAGATTTAGCTGCCATGCCTTCGTTGAGACCCGTGAGCGGGCGGTTGTTAGACATGTTTCCCAACACCGCGCACTACGAGGTCATGGTCCTGCTCGAGCGCGCCCAATAG
- a CDS encoding NAD(P)-binding domain-containing protein, with protein sequence MQQFKVIIIGAGQAGLSAAYNLKRRGLIPFVDFIVLDANPGPGGAWRHRWPSLTLGKAHGIHDLPGLKLGKPSPIEPASAVVARYYGTYEEEFELPIVRPVKTTAVRSLTSDPDAPLIVEGVISRGIVGDRGKGNTGRGPATGTEEFVSYQTQTIINATGTWDQPFVPYYPGIADFAGRQLHTKNYCSPDEFIGQTVAVVGGGASAVQFLLPLAHAGINTVWSTRRAPVFRDFDGDWGLSVEESVRERTLAGLPTLSVVGATGLNLTPEYQAGIDAGILISRGPIQNITKTGINFSGVTQAQVGDIMPQWEGGEVPVDTILWATGFKPVLRHLAPLRLRSSRGGIVTDGAKVFADQRVFLAGYGAGASTIGATRTGRLAAVAAADRVQGARV encoded by the coding sequence ATGCAGCAATTCAAAGTCATCATAATCGGCGCAGGCCAGGCCGGGTTAAGCGCTGCGTACAACCTGAAGCGGCGCGGGTTGATACCGTTTGTCGACTTCATAGTTCTCGATGCCAACCCCGGCCCAGGTGGCGCGTGGCGGCACCGCTGGCCATCACTGACACTGGGCAAGGCACACGGTATTCATGATCTACCCGGTTTGAAATTAGGCAAGCCCAGCCCGATTGAACCGGCTTCTGCGGTGGTGGCTCGCTACTACGGCACATACGAAGAAGAGTTCGAGCTTCCTATTGTACGCCCGGTAAAGACCACCGCTGTTCGCAGCCTTACCTCCGACCCAGATGCCCCGCTCATCGTTGAAGGAGTCATCAGCAGGGGAATCGTGGGGGACAGGGGCAAGGGAAACACCGGCCGAGGTCCCGCTACAGGGACCGAAGAATTTGTGTCCTATCAAACCCAAACAATTATTAATGCGACGGGAACCTGGGACCAACCCTTTGTTCCCTACTATCCCGGTATTGCAGACTTTGCTGGACGGCAGTTGCACACCAAGAACTATTGCAGCCCAGATGAATTCATTGGGCAAACTGTTGCTGTTGTTGGCGGTGGGGCTAGCGCCGTTCAGTTCCTCCTGCCACTCGCACATGCCGGAATCAATACGGTTTGGTCCACCAGAAGAGCCCCAGTCTTTCGAGACTTTGACGGTGACTGGGGGCTCAGCGTGGAAGAGTCGGTCCGGGAAAGAACACTTGCCGGACTGCCAACCCTGAGCGTGGTGGGCGCGACCGGACTCAACCTGACACCTGAGTATCAGGCCGGAATCGACGCAGGAATTTTGATTTCCAGGGGTCCCATACAGAACATTACGAAAACCGGGATTAACTTTTCCGGGGTCACCCAAGCACAAGTGGGAGACATCATGCCGCAGTGGGAAGGCGGTGAAGTCCCGGTGGACACCATCTTGTGGGCCACCGGTTTCAAGCCGGTGTTGCGGCACTTGGCACCGCTCAGGCTGCGATCATCGCGCGGAGGTATTGTGACCGACGGTGCCAAAGTGTTCGCAGATCAACGCGTGTTTCTTGCTGGTTACGGTGCTGGCGCATCGACAATTGGTGCCACCCGTACCGGTCGGCTAGCAGCGGTTGCCGCTGCCGACCGCGTACAAGGAGCTCGTGTTTGA
- a CDS encoding DUF222 domain-containing protein, with amino-acid sequence MVDFSNGKKTISGAELLAKMREHIEEAVLAAELVERKQSVAVAVELMKLRAQIDGALATVFAQVGDAIDAEYARDPDITDWDSAGCEVAAELGAAVRIHDHQVQRLMGNAQTLVHKFPATYQALCAGEIHEDHVKAITEHGAHLTDPRARARYEEVVLPHARSQTRRKVVTVARRTAEQLTSRPIEERHAQANQERHLRLVDLEDGMAQVSVVLPAELAYGIYNRVTTMAQIIKRGDRKELRHLADSMGLDAKSRAAWLADAYSNARKIDNLRADLVADMLLTASPTAHVGDEACGLGSIQAQVQITIPVLRLLTDQQLGALRAHNPALAQLPGLDGPTILTGYGPIPVETAKSLAGNSPGWGRILLEPVKAIVLHTDRYRPGKELTRYLVARDLHCTFPTCTQPTSRCDIDHAVDWAHGGKTTPENLGHLCKTHHMLKHNTNWKLTRGQFGEATWTSPENRVYVQPPPSQYHYLPPPGLPDDAEDQQLPPNSTSQNATGFDSGPEDLPPF; translated from the coding sequence TTGGTTGATTTTTCTAATGGAAAAAAGACTATTTCTGGTGCCGAACTCCTAGCGAAGATGCGGGAACACATTGAGGAGGCAGTGCTCGCTGCTGAACTGGTAGAGCGCAAGCAATCGGTCGCGGTGGCCGTGGAACTCATGAAGTTGCGTGCACAAATTGATGGCGCCCTGGCAACGGTTTTTGCGCAGGTCGGTGATGCGATTGACGCTGAATACGCGCGCGACCCAGACATCACCGATTGGGACAGCGCAGGCTGTGAAGTAGCCGCTGAATTGGGCGCGGCGGTACGGATTCATGATCACCAAGTGCAGCGGCTCATGGGAAACGCCCAAACGCTCGTGCATAAGTTCCCCGCTACTTATCAAGCACTTTGTGCCGGTGAAATTCATGAGGATCACGTCAAGGCTATTACAGAGCACGGTGCGCACCTGACGGATCCTAGGGCTCGGGCCAGATATGAAGAGGTTGTCTTACCCCATGCCCGTTCTCAAACCCGGCGCAAGGTGGTGACGGTGGCTCGTAGAACTGCCGAGCAGCTGACTAGCCGGCCAATCGAAGAGCGGCATGCACAAGCGAATCAGGAACGCCATCTCAGGTTGGTTGACCTAGAAGACGGGATGGCACAGGTTAGCGTGGTGTTGCCGGCAGAACTGGCGTATGGCATCTACAACCGGGTCACCACGATGGCGCAGATCATCAAACGTGGTGACCGCAAAGAACTACGCCACCTTGCTGATTCCATGGGGCTTGATGCAAAGAGCCGTGCTGCATGGTTGGCGGATGCGTATTCGAATGCCCGCAAGATCGATAACCTGCGTGCGGACCTAGTGGCAGACATGCTCCTCACCGCGTCCCCAACTGCGCATGTTGGCGATGAGGCTTGTGGGCTTGGGTCGATTCAAGCCCAGGTTCAAATAACAATTCCGGTATTGCGGCTCTTGACCGACCAGCAATTGGGTGCCTTGCGGGCCCATAACCCAGCGTTGGCGCAGTTACCCGGGTTAGACGGTCCAACTATCTTGACCGGTTACGGACCAATCCCCGTGGAAACGGCAAAATCCCTGGCAGGTAACAGTCCAGGCTGGGGTCGAATTTTACTTGAGCCCGTCAAAGCAATCGTCTTGCATACAGATAGGTACCGACCGGGCAAGGAACTGACAAGGTACCTCGTTGCGCGTGACCTTCATTGCACATTTCCTACTTGTACGCAGCCAACCAGTCGCTGCGATATTGACCATGCGGTTGACTGGGCGCATGGAGGAAAAACAACCCCGGAGAATTTGGGCCACCTGTGCAAAACGCACCACATGTTGAAGCACAACACCAACTGGAAACTGACCAGGGGGCAGTTTGGGGAGGCCACCTGGACTTCACCCGAAAACCGGGTGTATGTCCAGCCTCCCCCAAGCCAATACCATTACCTACCCCCGCCGGGTCTACCTGATGATGCGGAAGATCAACAGCTTCCACCGAATTCAACTAGTCAGAACGCAACGGGATTTGATTCGGGCCCGGAAGATCTCCCTCCGTTCTAG
- a CDS encoding pentapeptide repeat-containing protein → MTEQRTPYEFIESGGYIEGHRIENVDFSTMVEPGLRILDTQFMQCDFAGTDFSNGHLSKVSFDTVNAPQLQLHDSGLQDIDITHSRLGGIQAYATNWQRARIAESKIEFLNLRDSKLTRMQFENCAINELDLTGATLKNVVFKNCTIGKLIMTRATCAQVDLRGADLGGVTDFAGLKGTTMSLPQFIDLAPDFAAILGVHLK, encoded by the coding sequence ATGACTGAGCAACGCACCCCCTATGAGTTCATTGAATCTGGCGGATACATAGAAGGCCACCGTATTGAAAACGTCGACTTCTCGACCATGGTTGAGCCGGGACTGCGAATCCTTGACACTCAGTTTATGCAGTGCGATTTTGCCGGCACCGACTTTTCCAACGGACACTTGTCAAAGGTTAGCTTTGACACGGTCAACGCTCCCCAACTGCAACTACATGACAGCGGGCTGCAGGATATAGATATTACCCATTCCAGACTCGGCGGCATCCAAGCCTACGCAACAAACTGGCAGCGCGCTCGTATAGCCGAAAGCAAGATCGAATTCCTCAACCTCCGAGACTCCAAACTCACCCGAATGCAATTTGAGAACTGCGCGATCAACGAGCTTGACCTTACCGGGGCTACCTTAAAGAACGTTGTTTTTAAGAATTGCACGATCGGCAAACTCATCATGACGCGTGCCACCTGCGCCCAGGTTGACCTTCGGGGTGCTGACCTTGGCGGTGTGACCGACTTTGCCGGGCTCAAGGGCACCACAATGTCCCTACCGCAATTCATTGATCTAGCGCCTGACTTTGCAGCGATCTTGGGTGTCCATCTCAAGTAG
- a CDS encoding GNAT family protein produces MIVKTGRIWDLFCPSTSWLDIAVQHEIVLAGYGFRLEPLSQAHVGALAKIVDPTMWAGMASATPVGEVGMANYIEDALSSPDTFPFAVIDTVNGEVCGSTAFCGVDESQGRLEIGRTFYDRSLWGRVVNPACKFLLLEYAFETWGMHRVAMRADSRNQRSINAITRLGATYEGTLRGFRVAPDGSRCDSMSFSILFPDWPVVRDGLLNRIDPLRTMSQMNWGPGLGDVSRQAGANDLVSDGAGED; encoded by the coding sequence ATGATTGTAAAAACTGGCCGTATTTGGGACTTGTTTTGTCCCTCGACCTCGTGGTTGGATATCGCTGTGCAACATGAAATTGTCCTAGCCGGATACGGGTTCCGCCTTGAGCCTCTATCCCAAGCGCACGTAGGTGCGCTTGCTAAAATTGTCGACCCCACTATGTGGGCCGGTATGGCTTCAGCCACCCCAGTTGGGGAGGTTGGAATGGCCAATTACATTGAAGATGCGCTGAGTTCACCAGATACATTTCCGTTCGCTGTCATTGACACCGTGAACGGCGAGGTTTGTGGAAGCACCGCGTTTTGCGGTGTGGATGAATCACAGGGGCGGCTTGAAATTGGCCGTACCTTCTACGATCGATCCCTCTGGGGACGCGTGGTCAACCCCGCATGTAAATTCCTGCTGCTGGAGTACGCGTTTGAGACTTGGGGAATGCACCGGGTTGCCATGCGCGCGGACTCCCGTAATCAGCGGTCCATCAATGCAATCACTCGGTTGGGCGCAACCTACGAGGGCACGCTGCGTGGATTCCGAGTTGCGCCGGATGGCTCCCGATGTGACTCCATGTCGTTTTCCATCCTGTTCCCAGACTGGCCAGTAGTCCGTGATGGCTTACTTAACCGCATCGATCCGCTGCGGACCATGAGTCAGATGAACTGGGGACCAGGCTTGGGAGACGTTAGCCGTCAAGCAGGAGCGAATGACTTGGTTAGCGATGGTGCGGGGGAGGACTAA